One window from the genome of Leuconostoc suionicum encodes:
- a CDS encoding ATP-binding cassette domain-containing protein, with the protein MSNNEWIGIENAYQNNLKNISVSIPKHQLTVFTGVSGSGKSTLVFDTLVAQSRRELNDTFSSYVQHILPKYGRPAVDNITNLPIAIPIEQRKMSGNVRSTVGTYTEIYTFLRLLFSRIGQPFVGYSDAFSFNHPQGKCEVCDGLGFTKKINLTYLVDFNQSLNEDPIDFPTFGNGAWRWKRYAYSGLFDLNKKIKDYSKEELDLLLYAPQQKLVSPPEKWPKTALYEGLLPRIKRSIINTDEGKRHRKQLERFVSTDICPTCQGSRLNGKALSCKIDGHNIRDLVSMSLDELQLFIQKIKNPLVQDVKTQINKRLDALITIGLSYLNLARSTDTLSGGEAQRIRIAKHITSSLNDVMYVLDEPSSGLHPKDIERLHKCLNVLKNQGNTIILVEHNPLLIQRADYIIDVGPGPGVNGGSIQFSGTYNEFLKSDTVTSIAMRENDKLDNHTIKNFKKWLSVSDKNLNTVQNVSLKMPLNALTVLCGVAGSGKSSLAQILVSELIQKGIDVINISQKNIGISLRSTPLTYLDIFDDIRKLFASANSVSPSLFSYNSKGACPRCKGKGVIVNDMYFMDDVVSECELCHGQRYNQEALQYGYKGKTIVDILSMTVSQAVAFFNGITRIATGLQAICDVGLGYLKLNQSLSTLSGGELQRIKLSSYLQKKSSVYIIDEPTNGLHLRDIDHLLDLFDKLVARGNTIVIIEHSLKVIRQADWLIEMGPEGGKMGGKVVFSGTIDDLKKSNDAITKPYL; encoded by the coding sequence GTGAGTAACAATGAATGGATTGGCATTGAAAATGCATATCAAAATAATTTAAAGAATATTTCAGTCAGTATTCCAAAACATCAGTTAACAGTTTTTACAGGTGTATCTGGTTCAGGGAAGTCAACCTTAGTTTTTGACACTTTGGTTGCGCAGTCAAGACGTGAATTAAATGATACGTTCTCGAGTTATGTGCAACACATTTTACCAAAATATGGTAGACCAGCTGTAGATAACATTACTAATTTACCAATAGCAATACCAATTGAGCAACGAAAAATGTCGGGCAACGTCAGATCAACAGTAGGAACGTATACTGAAATATATACATTCTTACGTTTGCTATTTTCTCGAATAGGCCAACCCTTTGTTGGTTATTCAGATGCCTTTTCTTTCAATCACCCCCAAGGCAAATGTGAAGTTTGTGATGGCTTAGGTTTTACTAAAAAAATTAATTTAACATATCTTGTTGATTTTAATCAATCACTTAATGAAGATCCAATTGATTTTCCAACTTTTGGAAATGGTGCTTGGCGTTGGAAACGTTATGCTTATAGCGGTTTATTTGATTTGAATAAAAAAATAAAAGATTATTCTAAAGAAGAACTTGATTTATTATTATATGCACCGCAGCAAAAGTTAGTTTCTCCTCCTGAAAAATGGCCCAAAACTGCTTTATATGAGGGGTTGTTACCGAGAATTAAGCGAAGTATTATTAATACTGATGAAGGGAAAAGACATAGAAAACAACTTGAAAGGTTTGTCTCCACTGATATTTGTCCAACTTGTCAAGGTTCCAGATTGAATGGGAAGGCGCTTAGTTGTAAAATTGATGGGCATAATATTCGTGACTTAGTTTCAATGTCATTGGATGAATTACAATTATTTATTCAAAAAATAAAAAATCCACTGGTTCAGGATGTCAAAACACAAATTAATAAACGACTAGATGCTCTGATTACGATTGGTTTAAGCTACCTTAATTTAGCAAGAAGTACAGATACGCTATCGGGTGGCGAAGCGCAAAGAATCAGAATTGCTAAGCATATCACAAGCTCGTTAAATGATGTGATGTATGTCCTAGACGAACCTAGCTCAGGCCTACATCCAAAAGATATTGAACGTCTCCATAAATGTTTGAACGTCTTAAAGAATCAAGGGAATACGATTATTTTAGTGGAACATAATCCGCTGCTAATTCAGCGAGCTGACTATATCATTGATGTTGGACCGGGCCCGGGAGTTAATGGTGGTAGTATTCAATTTTCGGGAACATACAATGAGTTTTTAAAAAGCGATACGGTTACCAGTATTGCTATGCGTGAAAATGATAAATTGGATAATCATACTATCAAAAACTTCAAAAAATGGCTTTCTGTTAGTGATAAAAATTTAAACACAGTACAAAACGTTTCTTTAAAAATGCCACTTAATGCTTTAACTGTTTTATGTGGTGTAGCAGGATCTGGGAAATCGTCTCTAGCACAAATTTTAGTATCAGAATTGATTCAAAAAGGAATCGATGTTATCAATATTTCGCAAAAGAACATTGGTATTAGTCTTAGATCAACACCACTGACTTACTTAGATATTTTTGATGATATTAGGAAACTATTTGCAAGTGCAAACTCAGTTAGTCCATCGTTATTTAGTTACAATTCAAAGGGCGCTTGTCCGCGCTGCAAGGGAAAAGGCGTTATCGTTAATGATATGTACTTTATGGATGATGTCGTTTCTGAGTGTGAATTGTGTCATGGACAACGCTACAATCAGGAAGCTTTGCAATATGGCTATAAGGGTAAGACTATTGTTGACATATTGTCTATGACAGTGAGTCAAGCCGTTGCCTTTTTTAATGGTATTACACGAATAGCTACTGGTTTGCAAGCAATCTGTGATGTGGGTCTTGGTTATTTAAAATTAAACCAATCTTTGAGTACATTGTCAGGCGGAGAGTTGCAACGGATCAAGTTATCGAGCTACTTACAAAAGAAGAGTAGTGTTTATATTATTGATGAACCAACGAATGGATTACATCTAAGAGATATTGACCATTTGCTCGATCTTTTTGATAAGCTTGTTGCTAGAGGAAATACGATTGTCATTATTGAACACAGTTTGAAAGTCATTCGACAGGCTGATTGGTTGATTGAGATGGGCCCCGAAGGCGGAAAGATGGGTGGTAAAGTTGTTTTCTCCGGTACAATCGATGATTTAAAAAAATCAAATGATGCAATTACAAAACCATATTTATAA
- a CDS encoding helix-turn-helix domain-containing protein: MLADTLKAIQQLITDKIFMQDTHNNVIFGDENLFNQFNNQLNFHNALLENPSSILFYPIVHSDSVHYDGIFAIFSIKTYHLFLYGKPTQSESNSSTYLLLNLYQKYRAILAIIYNEIPESNGTINIKSPDDSVSLLEYSSRLQTHHSYLDEQALLSTIKTGDKQIVINAYKQFQVKNEHESFLAMKNNRLRHEKNMLIIVATLATREAIQAGVNEKKAYLLSDQWINTIEKHTTVEDIINQNVRLNILLNFASLVKSLKYSKLSHLIFEIQTYIQIHIYENLSIIDIAKQFKYSQNYLSARFKKETNQTLKQYIIGAKIEEAKRLLLSTQLSLIDISTLLNFKDYTHFSHTFKRLTGTSPKQFISTKKY; encoded by the coding sequence ATGTTAGCAGACACTTTAAAAGCCATTCAACAATTAATCACTGACAAAATATTTATGCAAGACACGCACAATAATGTGATATTTGGTGACGAAAACCTTTTCAATCAATTTAACAATCAACTAAATTTCCACAATGCTCTTTTGGAAAATCCCTCTTCAATACTATTTTATCCAATTGTGCATTCTGATTCTGTTCACTACGATGGGATTTTCGCTATATTCTCAATAAAAACATATCACTTGTTTTTATATGGTAAACCTACCCAATCAGAAAGCAACTCTTCAACATATCTTTTGTTGAATCTTTATCAAAAATACCGTGCAATATTGGCAATAATATATAATGAAATTCCCGAGAGTAATGGAACAATCAACATTAAATCCCCAGATGATAGTGTCAGTTTGTTAGAGTATTCATCTCGTTTACAAACGCATCACAGTTACTTAGATGAACAAGCATTACTAAGCACTATCAAAACTGGTGATAAACAAATTGTCATCAATGCTTATAAACAATTTCAGGTTAAAAATGAGCACGAATCATTTTTAGCAATGAAGAATAATCGATTACGTCATGAAAAAAATATGCTTATTATTGTAGCAACCTTAGCCACACGTGAAGCAATTCAAGCTGGTGTGAATGAAAAAAAAGCTTATTTATTGTCTGATCAATGGATAAATACAATTGAAAAACATACTACTGTCGAAGACATCATTAACCAAAACGTTCGGTTAAATATTCTCCTCAATTTTGCTAGTTTGGTCAAAAGCTTGAAGTATAGCAAATTAAGTCACTTAATATTTGAAATACAAACCTATATTCAAATCCATATCTATGAGAATTTATCTATTATAGATATTGCAAAACAATTCAAATATAGTCAAAACTACCTATCCGCTCGATTCAAAAAAGAAACAAATCAAACACTCAAACAATATATTATTGGAGCAAAAATAGAAGAAGCAAAACGTTTATTACTTTCAACACAACTATCCTTAATCGATATTTCAACGTTACTTAATTTTAAAGACTACACACATTTTTCCCACACCTTCAAGCGTTTAACTGGCACATCCCCAAAACAATTTATATCGACAAAAAAGTACTGA
- a CDS encoding MFS transporter: MRFVVSFFLFSFLWMGSLAIIASVLLPQHLKNLVGATSSVAIFGVLNAVTAISSLVSNLIFGNFSDRTRSTFGRRTPWIFAGGIIGGASLFLMGVLNSIWLIGFFYCLAMFGLNMMIAPAISTLSDRVPESLRGTMSASMSAGTTVGSSVGVLIGALFITRQLPGFALAGILMAVSGILTVIVWPREESSKNMAPVNNSFKDILESFRPPIKGARDFWLAFIGRSLLIFSYYMIYNYQLYILQSYIGLSTTSAAATISVMSVITLIVALVGSFVSGIISDKIGRRKLPVIIASILMVIGFLLPWILQSTFSMMLFAGFAGLGYAVYGAVDQALNIDVLPSKETAGKDLGILNIATTLGQTVGPIVTSALVVMGGYGYVFPTAIVFALIACIFIQMIKSTK; the protein is encoded by the coding sequence ATGCGTTTCGTTGTAAGTTTTTTCCTCTTCTCATTCTTATGGATGGGGTCATTAGCAATCATTGCATCAGTTCTTTTACCACAACATTTGAAAAATTTAGTTGGAGCGACTAGCTCGGTGGCTATTTTCGGTGTTTTGAATGCTGTAACAGCTATATCATCTTTAGTTTCTAATCTAATATTTGGTAATTTTTCAGATCGTACGCGATCAACGTTTGGCCGTAGGACGCCTTGGATTTTTGCAGGAGGTATTATTGGCGGAGCCTCTTTATTCTTAATGGGTGTCCTGAATAGCATTTGGCTTATTGGCTTTTTCTACTGTTTAGCCATGTTTGGTCTAAATATGATGATTGCGCCGGCGATATCAACATTGTCTGACCGCGTACCAGAAAGTTTACGTGGTACGATGTCAGCTTCAATGTCAGCGGGTACTACTGTTGGTAGCTCCGTAGGTGTGCTTATTGGTGCATTGTTTATCACCAGGCAATTACCGGGATTTGCTTTAGCAGGTATTTTAATGGCAGTTTCTGGAATTCTAACAGTTATTGTTTGGCCACGCGAAGAATCGTCAAAAAACATGGCTCCGGTTAACAACAGTTTTAAAGATATATTAGAATCATTTCGACCACCTATCAAAGGGGCGCGAGATTTTTGGCTAGCTTTTATTGGACGTAGTTTACTGATTTTTAGTTACTACATGATATACAACTATCAACTATATATTTTACAGAGCTATATTGGATTAAGTACTACATCGGCTGCTGCAACAATTTCAGTGATGTCAGTAATTACTTTGATTGTAGCATTGGTTGGTTCATTTGTTTCGGGAATCATTTCTGATAAGATTGGTCGCCGAAAGCTACCGGTTATCATAGCCTCTATTTTGATGGTCATTGGTTTCTTGCTTCCATGGATACTTCAATCTACATTCTCAATGATGTTATTTGCTGGTTTTGCTGGATTGGGCTACGCGGTATATGGCGCTGTAGATCAAGCATTGAATATTGATGTCTTACCTTCTAAAGAAACAGCGGGTAAGGATTTAGGAATTTTGAACATTGCGACAACGCTTGGTCAAACAGTCGGACCAATTGTAACTAGTGCGCTAGTTGTGATGGGTGGTTATGGTTATGTGTTCCCAACCGCTATTGTCTTTGCATTAATTGCATGCATATTTATTCAGATGATTAAATCAACAAAATAA
- a CDS encoding alpha-L-arabinofuranosidase C-terminal domain-containing protein, with protein sequence MKVKIEKRQNEIKINPRLHGQFIEFLGNAINDGIWVGKESKIPNVNGMRLDVINALKEIEPPIIRWPGGVFADHYNWKDGVGKKRKKVFNEGFGTYSVETNEFGTDEFLEFASLIHSEPWININLLTGSAREMSEWMEYINRKQASYLSQKRKNSGHEAPYNVNLWGIGNEVWGGGGMMTPEQYVADYRKFATAAPTFALNQFSEDSRYFILSGADANKPKERRYWTSSVMKELAKARPPKVDGYDLHWYNWYLGKDFSASATDFNADDWYQVISGAMELEDILKEQYDLIQDGLEQMPEPEGEFDQKLEKIDLILGEWGNWYGKAFFEEKALYQQNTMRDAITTAIILDILHSNADKVKMASMAQTINVLNALILTDGKEFVLTPVYDIFKMYKVHRDNDVLDINVTDQNNNHIKFFASIKDKIIYLNVINFDLTETININIDLPSQVSRYQREELVANDMHETNTFEDPNHLRAAIVEQHDNVSSKELSNIGIKPMSVSVFKFELN encoded by the coding sequence ATGAAAGTTAAAATAGAAAAACGTCAAAATGAGATAAAAATTAATCCACGTTTACATGGTCAGTTTATTGAATTCCTCGGTAATGCTATAAATGATGGTATTTGGGTTGGAAAAGAAAGCAAGATTCCAAACGTTAATGGTATGCGATTAGATGTCATTAATGCATTAAAAGAAATTGAACCACCAATCATAAGATGGCCGGGTGGTGTGTTTGCAGATCATTACAATTGGAAAGACGGTGTAGGTAAAAAAAGGAAAAAGGTATTTAATGAAGGGTTTGGAACCTACAGTGTTGAAACAAATGAATTTGGAACAGATGAGTTCTTAGAATTTGCATCACTGATTCACTCTGAGCCATGGATTAATATTAATTTGCTGACCGGATCTGCTCGGGAAATGTCTGAGTGGATGGAATATATTAATCGCAAGCAAGCAAGTTATTTATCGCAAAAAAGAAAAAACTCCGGTCATGAAGCACCTTATAATGTGAATCTTTGGGGAATTGGCAATGAAGTTTGGGGTGGTGGCGGCATGATGACCCCTGAGCAATATGTTGCTGATTACCGAAAATTTGCAACTGCTGCGCCAACGTTTGCATTGAATCAGTTTTCAGAAGATTCGAGATACTTCATTTTAAGTGGCGCGGATGCTAATAAGCCAAAAGAACGTCGTTATTGGACTAGCAGTGTGATGAAAGAATTAGCAAAGGCTCGTCCACCAAAAGTTGATGGATATGATTTGCATTGGTATAACTGGTACTTAGGAAAAGACTTTTCGGCATCGGCAACAGATTTTAATGCCGATGACTGGTACCAAGTAATTAGCGGTGCAATGGAATTAGAAGACATACTTAAAGAACAATATGATTTGATTCAAGATGGTTTAGAACAAATGCCAGAGCCTGAAGGAGAGTTTGATCAAAAACTAGAAAAGATTGATCTGATTTTAGGTGAATGGGGTAATTGGTACGGGAAAGCCTTTTTCGAGGAGAAAGCATTGTATCAGCAAAATACAATGCGTGATGCGATAACGACGGCAATCATTTTAGATATTCTTCATTCTAATGCTGACAAAGTTAAAATGGCCAGTATGGCACAAACAATTAATGTGTTGAATGCATTGATATTAACTGATGGTAAAGAATTTGTACTAACACCAGTATATGATATTTTCAAAATGTACAAAGTGCATAGAGATAATGATGTCTTAGATATTAATGTAACAGATCAGAATAATAATCACATTAAGTTCTTTGCCTCAATAAAAGATAAAATAATTTATTTAAATGTGATTAATTTTGACCTGACCGAAACCATTAATATCAATATTGATTTACCTAGTCAGGTAAGTCGTTATCAAAGGGAAGAATTAGTAGCCAATGACATGCATGAGACGAATACGTTTGAGGATCCCAATCATTTGCGTGCAGCGATTGTGGAACAGCACGATAATGTTTCTTCGAAAGAGCTGTCAAATATTGGCATAAAACCAATGTCAGTTTCTGTCTTTAAATTTGAATTGAATTAG
- a CDS encoding LacI family DNA-binding transcriptional regulator: MVTIQDIANRTGVAISTVSRALGDSPKISLKTKERIKKVAQDMGYIPNFAARNLTQTESNTVGVVFQPQSEGNTDNDFAMQILFGINSQLIARRYLLTTATGSNWSEVFNSVKMMVEAGQVRRFILLYTVENDPITELLNENHARVVVTGEPESDTNILYVDNDNRKASAEATKALVNYFRLKSPLFVRTMADWRFEENRELGFREAQEEGDVLSLPLEFTQQKQVLQKYFEQHQTVDGIVASDDKLGYLTRNQAQAHLPSHPKLPTIAFNCSEYARLGGKNFYSVDVLPRALGSEAVRLLFNDQQPPLERTEATSFIVPYRIPKVGE, translated from the coding sequence ATGGTAACAATACAAGATATCGCAAATAGAACTGGTGTGGCGATTTCAACAGTATCACGTGCTTTGGGTGATTCACCTAAAATCAGTTTAAAAACTAAAGAGCGTATTAAGAAAGTGGCACAAGATATGGGGTATATACCTAATTTTGCTGCGCGAAACTTAACACAAACTGAGAGTAATACAGTTGGTGTTGTATTTCAACCTCAATCAGAAGGCAATACAGATAATGATTTTGCCATGCAAATTTTATTTGGAATTAATTCTCAGTTAATTGCACGACGCTACTTATTAACCACAGCCACAGGCAGTAATTGGTCAGAAGTGTTTAATTCGGTGAAAATGATGGTTGAGGCCGGACAAGTTAGACGTTTTATTTTATTATATACAGTTGAAAATGATCCAATCACAGAGCTGCTGAATGAAAATCATGCGCGTGTTGTGGTTACAGGTGAGCCGGAAAGCGACACAAATATTTTGTATGTAGATAACGATAATCGCAAAGCAAGCGCTGAAGCTACCAAGGCTTTAGTTAACTACTTTCGATTAAAATCACCACTATTTGTTAGAACAATGGCCGATTGGCGTTTTGAAGAAAATCGAGAATTGGGCTTTCGCGAAGCACAAGAAGAAGGTGATGTTTTATCTTTACCCTTGGAATTCACGCAACAAAAACAGGTTTTACAGAAATATTTTGAGCAACATCAAACGGTTGACGGAATAGTTGCTAGTGATGATAAACTTGGTTATTTGACGCGTAATCAAGCACAAGCTCATCTGCCTAGTCATCCTAAATTGCCGACAATTGCATTTAACTGTTCTGAATACGCCCGCTTGGGAGGAAAAAACTTTTATTCTGTTGACGTCTTACCAAGAGCTCTCGGAAGTGAAGCAGTCAGATTATTATTTAATGATCAGCAACCGCCACTTGAGAGAACTGAAGCTACCAGTTTTATTGTTCCATATCGTATACCAAAAGTAGGTGAATAG
- a CDS encoding LacI family DNA-binding transcriptional regulator, with product MANLNDVARNAHVSKMTVSRVINHPEQVSEELKDLVEKAIQDVGYEPNRMAKALVNKRHYVIRFLLLEDVTTVEPNYAKLLIHIANYLQESGYTLEISTDLAANTNNIDG from the coding sequence ATGGCGAACTTAAATGATGTTGCACGGAATGCTCATGTATCTAAAATGACGGTTAGTCGTGTAATCAACCACCCTGAACAAGTTTCAGAAGAACTGAAAGACCTTGTAGAGAAAGCAATTCAGGACGTTGGGTATGAACCAAATCGCATGGCAAAAGCGCTCGTGAACAAGCGCCATTATGTGATTAGATTTTTACTCTTGGAGGATGTCACAACAGTTGAACCAAATTATGCCAAGCTATTGATTCATATTGCTAATTATCTCCAAGAGAGTGGCTACACGCTCGAAATAAGTACTGATTTAGCTGCCAATACAAACAATATTGACGGATGA
- a CDS encoding LacI family DNA-binding transcriptional regulator encodes MIVSGWRQTDLEGLSLVTVPIILYGVAPENSHFSYVDVHNKQGIEMATQYMINRGYQDIWYIGIAIDLPFAKQRALGYRSVMNKYGMSQKVFATENHAHSADILMTNMVTSIQPNTGFVCATDRIALGVVRSLTRIYEVPTDFGVIGFDGVFIDQISSPQLTTIRQPIALIAKNLVKEIVNRVESNKENTRIEVNITPELIIRDSTQ; translated from the coding sequence ATGATTGTTAGTGGTTGGCGTCAAACCGACTTAGAGGGTTTATCATTAGTGACTGTGCCGATTATTTTGTATGGTGTGGCGCCAGAAAATTCACATTTTTCTTATGTTGACGTTCATAATAAACAAGGAATTGAGATGGCAACGCAATATATGATAAACAGGGGTTATCAGGATATTTGGTACATTGGAATTGCAATTGACTTACCATTTGCTAAGCAGCGGGCATTAGGTTATCGTTCGGTCATGAATAAATATGGTATGAGTCAAAAAGTTTTTGCGACAGAAAATCATGCCCACTCGGCAGATATATTAATGACGAATATGGTGACAAGTATTCAACCAAATACCGGTTTCGTCTGCGCGACAGATCGTATTGCTTTGGGCGTTGTCAGATCCTTGACACGTATTTATGAAGTGCCAACTGACTTTGGGGTAATTGGCTTTGATGGTGTATTTATTGATCAAATTTCCTCACCACAATTAACGACAATTAGGCAACCGATTGCATTAATTGCAAAAAATTTGGTCAAGGAGATAGTGAACCGAGTTGAATCAAATAAAGAAAATACCAGGATTGAAGTTAATATTACGCCTGAACTAATTATTCGTGATTCAACGCAATGA
- a CDS encoding SLC45 family MFS transporter has product MDDKHKGQGLPNLPLSTIWMLSFGFLGVQMAFSLQSSQMGRIFQTLGADPTKLGFFFILPPLAGLFVQPLVGYFSDRTWTKRFGRRMPYLLVGALVSVIVMFLLPNSGSFGFSTTAALWFGAITILFMDLSSNVAMQPFKMVVGDMVNEDQKSYAYSIQSFLSNTGSVLATIFPFLLTAIGVANTADKGQVPASVIISFYVGAIVLVVFSLVAVFNVKEYDDATYELYHGYALNTPNDNDGGFLTLLKRAPKTFWMVTVTQFFCWMAFQYLWTYGTGAVADNVFHATDPTTAGYQNGGNWFGILSAVYAIAAVLWSLVLSKIPAEKNKFGYALSLLLGASGFISVFFIHSQYLLIASFILIGISWAGMMAYPFIMVTNALNGDHMGTYLGLFNGSICLPQIVASVASFVVFPALGSHFPSMILVSGVLMLLGAVSVGFIKEIHSNPVNAD; this is encoded by the coding sequence ATGGATGATAAGCATAAAGGGCAGGGATTGCCTAATTTGCCACTTAGCACAATTTGGATGTTAAGTTTTGGGTTCTTAGGTGTGCAAATGGCTTTTTCCTTGCAAAGTTCACAAATGGGAAGAATTTTCCAAACATTGGGTGCTGACCCAACAAAACTTGGTTTTTTCTTCATATTGCCACCTTTGGCTGGACTATTTGTTCAACCCTTGGTTGGTTACTTTTCAGATCGAACATGGACCAAGCGTTTTGGACGACGCATGCCATATTTGTTAGTTGGTGCATTGGTCTCGGTTATAGTAATGTTCCTGTTGCCAAATTCTGGTAGCTTTGGATTTTCTACAACTGCAGCACTATGGTTCGGCGCAATAACGATTTTGTTTATGGATCTTAGTTCAAATGTGGCTATGCAACCTTTTAAAATGGTTGTTGGTGATATGGTTAATGAAGATCAGAAATCATACGCCTATTCTATTCAAAGTTTCTTATCAAATACAGGTTCTGTACTAGCCACAATTTTTCCGTTCTTGTTAACAGCAATTGGGGTTGCTAATACTGCTGATAAAGGACAGGTACCAGCTTCGGTTATTATTTCTTTTTACGTTGGTGCAATTGTATTAGTTGTCTTCTCACTAGTTGCAGTATTCAACGTGAAAGAATATGATGACGCAACTTACGAGCTTTATCATGGTTACGCATTAAACACGCCAAATGATAATGATGGTGGGTTTCTAACTTTATTGAAGCGTGCACCAAAAACATTTTGGATGGTTACTGTGACACAATTCTTCTGCTGGATGGCTTTCCAATATTTGTGGACGTACGGAACGGGTGCAGTTGCAGATAATGTCTTTCATGCAACCGACCCAACAACAGCAGGTTATCAAAATGGTGGAAACTGGTTCGGCATTTTGTCTGCGGTTTATGCGATCGCTGCCGTACTTTGGTCGTTAGTATTGTCTAAAATTCCGGCTGAGAAAAATAAATTTGGGTATGCTTTGTCGCTGCTATTAGGGGCATCAGGATTCATTTCAGTTTTCTTTATCCACTCACAATATCTTTTAATTGCATCTTTCATTTTGATTGGTATTTCATGGGCAGGGATGATGGCTTATCCATTTATCATGGTTACTAACGCATTGAACGGCGATCACATGGGCACTTATCTTGGGCTATTCAACGGTTCTATATGCTTACCACAAATTGTGGCGTCAGTCGCAAGTTTTGTTGTATTTCCAGCATTAGGATCACATTTTCCATCAATGATCTTAGTTTCAGGTGTTTTGATGCTATTGGGTGCAGTTAGTGTTGGTTTTATTAAAGAAATTCATAGTAATCCAGTGAATGCAGATTAA